The Coffea arabica cultivar ET-39 chromosome 9c, Coffea Arabica ET-39 HiFi, whole genome shotgun sequence nucleotide sequence AGTGACTTTAGGACTGAATTCTGATAGCACCTTCATAATATTGatagaaaaaaaacaaacatacgCAGCATCAATTTGATTGATTAAGCAGATATTAATAAACAAGTCATTCGAGTCCAATCATATTAGCCTTGTTTGGCAATTAATATGTCGGTATAAGGCCTTAATAAATAAGTCATTCTGAGTCCAATCGCATTAGCCTTGTTTGGCAGCTAATATGTCGGTGGAaaacgctttttttttttttaaacctaaTTTCTACATAGTTATATTTTCTATTTCTAATTATAAAATCATATTTAGGTACAAAATTTACAAATGTATATGACTGGAGTTTCCATAATCAACTTTCTAAGAAATCACATCAAAAAATTGTGCAGTTTACAAGTTCTAAAAGAAGGCCAAGGAGGCCTTGGTGTGATAATCAAGattgaaatataaaaaattagaaacatTGAGTTCAAATTTAGCCTTCCTCTTGCTTTACATTTACACTGACGAGATAACATGCACTATAGATATAGATGTAGTTAATATACAAAAGCTGTTGTGCTTGTGCAATGAGTTCTATCAGCTACTTCTGTTAAACTAAGTTCATTAGATGCCATCTGCTGGCTTAAAAATTCCATACAGGATAGCTTTAGATTTTGGAGTATGAGATTTTGGGCATCGGTTCTGGCAACCAATGAATTCGCAGAGTGCATCAGCTTGACAAACGTATCCTTCTCCAAGCTATGAACGTTGTCCGCGAAGAACTTTAACCACCACTTGGTGGAAAATGCCTGCGAGTTAATAGAAGGATGGCAAGCAAAGCAAGAGAGAGCCGCAGTGAAGTTACGTTGCTCCAGTTTTATGCGAAACATTTGGCTAATCAGCAGGAATGGCGGAATCTGATCTCCCTGAACCAAATGCATCCAGACCATCTCCAAGAGTTCTCCCTGTAAGAAAGAAGATGGCATGTGAATAAACTGGACTTTATCTCATAAGTTCTAATACTGGACAATTAGTGATGGAGTTTATTGTCTacttcaaaaaaagaaaagaggaatatGTGAAGGGGGCATATATCCGAAGGACTAAACGCTACAAAATGTCGTTCATCTTTTACGAAAGTATGCCAAAATTGACATGAACTCAACAATCGACCTGGACTCACGTGACGCTTGCTAGGGAACACTTAAAAGCAATCAACACACACATCCATGTACATTAAAATTGGCAGTAAAATCCGAGTGGCAAGCAACGGAGAGAAAATCTGTTCAACAAATGTAAATCATTGATTAACTGAGACCAGCATGGGTgacaagaaaaaatggaaacaaTACCTTTCCAGCACTGCTGGCATCCAATATTATTTGAAGATGACGTTTTGAATTGAAGTGGTAACCAGATTTTAACATCTCTACATATACCCACTCAAGATCGTCCCACTTCTCTTCTGCAGCACATCCCTCCAGCATCGTGTTAAATGTGTAAAGATCTGGTGTAACCTTTTCTTTGTAGTCTGATTTACTATTTATATTGTGGCTGTTTTCTAGTAATCTCAGAAACAACTGCTTTGCTTCTTCAAACATCCCTTGATTCAGGAAGGCCTTCAGCATTATATTATAGGTAACCAAGTTTGGAGAACAGAATTTCTGCATATGTTCAAAGATATATGCTCCATTTTTAGCATCACCAGAATCAACACATGCTTGAATCAATCCAGTAAACGTCACCACCAAAGGCTTATTTGCAACTCTGCATAATTTGTCGATCTGcggaaaatggaaagaaagagaaaattcatcaatttaCAGCTCAGTCTCTTCAGCTAATGAAAACATCTAGAAAAGAGACCTAAATTGAATATTCATCACTGCTACGGCAGACTAAAAAATTATATGCTCTAATAGAGTTACAATCTGGCAAGAAAACCTAGTTTGGCATTAAATGCAATGAACCTACTTGCATTAGTGCCTCTTGACACCTTTGGGCACTACAAAGGCAACGAGCCAGGTCATAGTACAAACTGGCGGTACCAATAATTCCTCGCCTTTCCATTTCTTCAATAGCTAATATTGCTTCGTCAATTTTACCTTCCCTCCACAAAGTGTTCAGAAGAACTGTAGATAGGATAGGATTTTGTCATAAATAGTTAATGTTTGGAAATTTCCAGAGTAAGAAAACATATGGATGCATTACCTTTGTAAGTTAAGGAATTTGGAATACAtgttttttgcattttcctgAAAAAATCATGAACCAAGTTGTACTTTCCGCATGCAAGCATCACCTGTTGCAATACAATCACTTGAATTAAGCTGGCAGATGAAATCTTTTAAGGAAAACCCAAACTGTTCAACCAGACAAAATTATCAGCCAATGGATTTCAATTACCCAATAGCAAAAACAATACTTATAGATAACCACATATCAATAAATAAAATGCCTTTAATGCAGTAAACAAACAGTTCCAAATACAGAAATTTTATAGTCACATTATTAAAGAAGACACCAAATTGAACAACAGTACTTTCGGAAAGAAACTTGATGGATGTCAAGTATACTATGCAGCTGAGCAATCACACCAAGTCATAATAGAGTACTTATCAACTGTTGAAACTTTGGTAAAGGAAGGCATATCACCCTGTTTCATAAGAGGAATGATATAGACAAAAAGCAGACTAAAGTGTAATACCTCCATGACTAGACCATATGTCGTGCTCGAGGGAGGCTGGCCTTGTTGCTTTAGCTGCTGCAACACCCAGAATGCACCTTCCCAATTTTTGCGCTTCACACAAGCATTTAGAACCTAGAAATAAGCATACAGTCTCAGATTGTAAAGACCATAGCAGAACGAACTACCATTAACCATGAAGAAAACAGCTTTTAAAGATAATTGTGGCATCGTAGATAAACCAAAGTCCTTCAAGCATTGAGATACTACGAAATTGTAAAGGGAGAAAACAATACAAACTTTTCATACCCTGTCACTATCGTCTAATTTAGTCACATCAACATTTATACTGGGataagtttcaaaaaaaaaattataatggcCTAGCAAAGTATTCTGTTCTTATAATAACCTTATTCCTGCAATCAACATGAAGCACCAAAGCTTAATCTATGAATTGCTCAGTTCATTGCAGAGTTATATTAAATTCAACAACTGGAGATGACAAAGGTAAAGTATTACTGATTTGAAATTTTAGAAGCACATACAAGATAATATTTGTGTTATGGATTTTTCTGTGACAATTGATTCATCCTAGCTTGAGTTATTTTTCTTACAACTTGCATACGATCAGGGGCTAAGTCATAATGAAAAAAATCTCAGAAAATGCATGCGCCATAGATGACCAAAAGTGACGGCCAGAAGGAAAAGAGCCCTTCAATTTAGTGCTTCTCAGGATCATCAGAATTCACTTTTTAGCTGTTATTCCTATTTTAATCTGAAGATGAAAAGACCAAACAAGTGTGATGAAAGAACACCTAAGCTGAAACTGCCAACAAAATTGGTCACAGTATAGTTACAAGCAATAGAGTGGTACAAAGTGCTTgatttattttggggttaattgTACATGGAGTCTCCTGAAGCACAAGATGCCCTCTTCTCTAAAATCTTATGCTTTCAAGAAATATGATAACCTTAACATGGTAGCACAGCAGGCAAGACTCCCAAGTCTCCAATTCTAAGAGTCCCTCCTAACTTATCTTAAAAAAGAACAacatagaaaggaaaaacatgaTGAGTTGTCCTCTGCACAGAAGATAGAGTATGAATGATAACAAATTAAACAACTGGGGGACAAGACGTGACACAAAGAGGAATATACAGATTGAACATCCCTGGATTACAAATCCTTTTAGAAACCAATACACTATTTTTGGAATACTCAAACCAAATGTCCAGCACAATCCACTTCCATATTTGGACAGATAGTGGTTCATGATATCAGTTAGCATAATACTCCTGATAGAAATACTAATAGATGCAATATTCAATAACTCTACACTTGGAAACTAagtaataacaaaataaaaaagaaaaaacatatgGGCACTTAATCAAGAGTAATATGGATAgaggcaaatttttattttagctTGATATAGTGTTGGAAGagaaaccaccaaaacaaagcCATTCCAACCATGAATATCAAGCTAACACAACCCCATTCCCCCCACCCCCAAAACAACCCATccgggagagagagagagagagatgtagTATAATATAGGCCAAAGATACAGGATTAAGGGTGAAAAGATCAGCTGTTGATTCAATATATCTATCTCATTGGGATAAATACTGTAAAGTATGTTTTCAGCCCAACTGTACTGGATGAGAACTTTACAAAGGATTACTTATAGCAGGAGGAAACCAAATCAGGGATGACATAGGCTATGAAACAAACAGGCTAGTGACAGAttctttaaaaataaaaaagggacCCTAAAACCAGGAAACAAAATAAGCAACCCTTTTCCAAAACATTCATCGCATTTTCTTGTAAATAAGCAAAAACAATGTAAGCAAAGCTACAATCACCCTAATTTAAGGAGAAAAATCATTTGCAATTGTCCATCCATATCTAGGCATATTATTGTTTCAATTCTTCATGGTAACCAAGAATGACATCTTATGCTGCATTTTTTGTGTATCTTTTATTCTGTGAAATAATTGATATACAGACTTATTCTAGAAAGGTTTCTCAAAACTTCCAAGTGAGGTTAATTGTCATGCAAAAAAGCACTCACTGCATTGTAGACAACAACATCTGGCTCCAATCGAGGATCCcatttttgaagaaaaccgGTCTTGAACTTCTTTTTCGGAAGAGACCTCATGCAATCTATTACATGAAAAAGTTCCTTCATGTGTCCTGCTTGTCCAAGAGTGACAGCAATACAACGATAAGCTACAAGATCTGGATATGTGCACATTTGTTGCTGGCAgcaaaaaagagagaataaaGAAAATCAGTAAAAGGTTCATTCTCCATttcaatctcaaaatttcaGGAAAGATCAAGATTATGATGGATGTAACAAACATTTCACACTTCTACCTGCATAGACTGAAACAAGTTGAGTGCCTCCACAGGCCTCCTCGACTTTCCAAGCACATTAAGTGCAGTTGTGTAAATGAATCTGGGAAGAGAAAATAAATCCAATTATACTGATGAATACATCTTTGACAACTATTACATGCATATTACTATATTAAGTACATCTTTAACAGCAGAAAAGTACTCAAAATTTGTTGAATCACAAGCCATGCAATACAGAAGCCGACATTTTTTAACACCTGAATAGAAAACATGGTTGCAGGAAGCACATGTCTCCTCCCATCTGCCTTTTGTCTCTCCTTCTTATTCATTCAAATATCAAACAGAGATTGATATATCTTctcatatatttcttttataGCAAGAATAAATGATCTTCTCTCTTTGGCTGGAACCCTCACTAAGCTTATCCTTCGGCTGTTACACAAAGAACACTCAAGCTGCTCCAAGATTTCTGACCTCTACATGGCACCTACTCTCACAATTTCTTACACCATCTCCAATCATTATTCTCCTCACCTCCAAAAACATTTCACATTCTgtgatttttttatttacttgtaCTCTCTTGGAATTTTTGGTGAACAACTCTACTTCACTTTTTGATGGTATTGAGGGCGTCATGAGTTCTATGCATGGAGCAGCACTTTCAGAAGTCCATTTGAGGTGAAGGGATTCATGTCTAATGCACAAGATTTCACATGTTATTACCGTGCAGAGTTTAGACTTGCTAAGTTTCTTAACTTACTAGTTCTCTTAAGATATGCAACTCTAAACCTACGGTAGCCGGCCCCAGAGAAGCGAGATAAACAGGAAGAAGAGGAGAGATTTTGGATAAGGGACAtaacaggaagaagaagaagagccaGAATGATTACCAGTAGTTAGGATTTCATTACATGTTTTTACTAACTAACGTATAAATGGTTAATGAAAGTTGACTAACATAGTCTATTTGCCATACGGATGAGAAATTGAACTTATAGTAGTTTGGCCAAACCTGGGCAGTTGATTCAGTGTTTATTCAAAACTGAGGAGTAGCAAATGTAATTAGCCAAAATATAAAAGGTCTGAAAGTTAAAAGAAATGAACAGATGATTTCCACTTTCCTTGAGTTGGAAAACTTGGCTTACCCTGTAGGAGAGTAACTAACCAAAGTGTTACATAGAAAACCTAAATAAAACGAGTGAACAAATTGAATTGAGCTTCAAACAACTTACAACATGAGCAATTGAGGAatcatggaaaaaaaattgtggTATCCCCAAGAGCTTTACTCTTTGAAGGTATTAGGAGAGGCCTGTACCTTAGCTTATGCGATTTGAAGCGCTCGCGCAACTGAATCCACTCAATGACTTGAAGCACACGCCTCCAGTTTCCCAGCTTACCCAATATCTGGATGATCCTCAGCACTGAATGATCTGAGAATCTAATCTTGGCACTTCGCATCATTTTAGAAAACATCCACTCAGGCATGTCAATATCTGCACCATTGAGACTGCGGAAGTAAATTACTTCACcatgaattaaataaatgaGAAGAAAAGAACCCGCAGTCAGCATTACAGAAGGAAGTTCATAATAAGAGAATCAAGTATAGGTTGATTTAGTTCAAGAGGTTACGTATCAAGAGAGTAAATACTAATGTGAGAGCATGTTGTAAAGCACATGACCAGGTCTATGAGGCTATGAATTGTAAATAAGTTCATGCAACCGAAATGCTGAGGCATTAATAATGCCCAATCTAGAGACACTTCCAAATAGAGCTTGAATTTGACTCTCCAAAATAGAGATCCGAGGTTAATAATGCTTATATCTTTATCCATACTAGATTGGACTCTAGGTTGCCAAGCACCATATACGGTCTTTATGAATAAGTTCATTTTGAATAGTCTCAGTTTTGGCTTTCTTTGATAATATTGGACCCAGTTCAATGCACACTATGATTAAttgccaacaaaaaaaaaaaaaaaaaaaaaaagctgttgGACCCATGTATGCAGAAATGTCAAGCAGAATTCGTTCTTTCACAGTCAATACAACTAAGAATCTTATATTACAAAAATTCCGATCAAGACGGAGAAAGCTTCCATTAAAACAATAACCTCTTCTCCTTTTTAATGTTTTCCTGCACTAATATCTCTAATGCATGCAACCaactaaaatcaccaaaatcacAACAACAAGCGCTTGCAGGCTAGATGTTGCCTGTTAAATTTATCATCAAATAACATAATCCCAAATACTATCCCACCTAAAGCCAGGACAATTTCgattcttgaaaaaaaattataaaaggagCATATAACATGGGAAAAAAATGGCATTGAACAATGTCTTACCATTTAGCTAGTTTCTGAATCCTCTCTTCCATATCCACCCTTGTAATTCTTGGCTTATCATAAACATCATCCAGTTGTTCCAATGGTTTAAATGCAGCCCTATCAATTATATGTAAAGCCTCACTCTCAATGCTGTCATTCTCACCACTAGTAAAAGACTTCTTCATAGGCTTCCTCGTCTTCTTCAACTCAACATTCTTCTTCTTCACTTTAACAGTATTACTAAACCTATCATCTTTCCCTTCTTTGCCCATAAACACACTAGAAACTTCCCCTCCAATGCCCCTTAATTCACCATCTTCTTCATCCCCTTTGCTAAAACTATTGTCTTTCCTATCAGAATCCTTCAATGTATCATTTTGATTCGCTCTTTTGCCCTTCGAATTCCCatcttttcttgaattttgaggGCCCTGCTTTTCTCTGCTAGCTTTCACCGACTCCATGGCCTTCAAGTACTCATCAAAGGAGGGTTTGAATTGAAACTCTTTctcatcaacaacatttttattAGCTAATAAAGAACCAGTAATAATTCTCGTGCTTTGCTTCTTTACCTTGTGCAATTGAAATTTCAAGGCAATTCCGAAAAAGGGTCTTTGAGATACGGGAAACCCAGATGGAAAGATTGAATTTTGGATGTAATTTGGTCCAAAAACTAAAGAACTTTCGGTTAAAGGAAGACCCACTTGAGCCATCGGAGTAGAGGTGTAAGCATTCCACTGAAGAAGAGACCAGAGAGTGAGGAAAGCTGGAGGGGATATCTAAACCCGGTAACCGCGGAATACGAATAATCCTAGAAGCAAATGGATGACCCTGGCCCAAATCCGTTCTGAGTTATTAGGTTGTTTGCGCCTATGTGGATCTATATGCAGATCCGAGCCCGTTCTCATCTAAAATTTGGGACACGAGCCCCGTACCATTGTTGGCAAAACTGTTCGGACcgatttgcaaaacacacaagacGTAATTTTGCATGCATGCTATGTAATTCACTTTTAACAATGcgtaattataaaataaaattttgtaagccttacatataatataaaaaatgatATACAAAATACAGTCTGAaccttatattatttttagtcagaTTTTGATCATGAATCTTCAGGAACGGCTACTTCCTAAAATTTGTAATCTTTTCATAAGAGCTTTTTTGTATAAATTTTCTGATCCATCTTAAAACTATGATGCAATTGATgccatatatatatgtgtgtatatatatatacatatatatatatatatatatcctggaATTTAACTTGATTAATATTTGAGGCACAGAATATCGAggtattaaattttaataagaTGTCAGTTGTAGTCTAACTTAATGTTAAAATTCACCCCATTAATGGTGggttaaaatataaaatgaataaagtattaaattatagTGTATTGGCTTGCTTAcattttagtgcttaaatttcGATTCTGGACACTGGACTCCTTAAAGTATGAATTTCATCCCACTTTTGTTCTTAACTTTGAGCCATCACTTACCTACTATTCCTTAGTTTTGACAAATTTGTCTTTGTGGTATAGATTTCAAACTTTAGAGGTAAAGTGtccaaaattaaatttaagGATTAAAATGGAATAGATTTCATACTTCAAGGAGCAAAGTGTGTataatcaaaatttaaaaactaaagtgAAAGTGAGTTCATAGTTTGAAATTCCATAGAattgaacctttttttttttttttttgtaagtgtgAGGTCTTGAACGTAAGACTTTTTATTTACAATTCTTCTCACTTTATCACCTAATCTAACCCTTTTCCAAGATTTAACCTCTTGTATATTATGATTTGAGCCATTTTTAAAACTATTATATAGAGAAAATAAATTGAGaataaagagagagaaaaagcaaaaagaacatAAAATAATgactttcaaaattttgacgGTTGATGGGCcattaaaatcaagaaatgggACTTTTGGGACATGACACCTACCCCCACCTTGCCCCTCAAAATGTGTGTTCATCCTCTAAATAATGTGTTGCAATCAAAACACTAAGCTAACATTCTCATTGACAAATTCATAGatcaattttccaaaaaaaaaaagactaaaatTGTCACATtaactttctttttccatttttcacctTCACCTTATTAGAAAATtgacttaatttcttttagtcagGTTTCTTAATTTGTGTGAAAGTAATTAATTTCTTAATTGATTTTAATTACTTGAAATAATAATCAAGGAATTTCCTATTTGTATAAGTTTAGGAATAGGAGTTATTTTCTATTCTGAATTAATCTAGAAATTAGCATTGATTTGTTGTTGTTATTTgggttttggccaaataatattctctataaataggtggaTTGACATACTACAAAGAAACACACAAGGGGC carries:
- the LOC113707785 gene encoding pentatricopeptide repeat-containing protein At1g30610, chloroplastic-like; this translates as MAQVGLPLTESSLVFGPNYIQNSIFPSGFPVSQRPFFGIALKFQLHKVKKQSTRIITGSLLANKNVVDEKEFQFKPSFDEYLKAMESVKASREKQGPQNSRKDGNSKGKRANQNDTLKDSDRKDNSFSKGDEEDGELRGIGGEVSSVFMGKEGKDDRFSNTVKVKKKNVELKKTRKPMKKSFTSGENDSIESEALHIIDRAAFKPLEQLDDVYDKPRITRVDMEERIQKLAKCLNGADIDMPEWMFSKMMRSAKIRFSDHSVLRIIQILGKLGNWRRVLQVIEWIQLRERFKSHKLRFIYTTALNVLGKSRRPVEALNLFQSMQQQMCTYPDLVAYRCIAVTLGQAGHMKELFHVIDCMRSLPKKKFKTGFLQKWDPRLEPDVVVYNAVLNACVKRKNWEGAFWVLQQLKQQGQPPSSTTYGLVMEVMLACGKYNLVHDFFRKMQKTCIPNSLTYKVLLNTLWREGKIDEAILAIEEMERRGIIGTASLYYDLARCLCSAQRCQEALMQIDKLCRVANKPLVVTFTGLIQACVDSGDAKNGAYIFEHMQKFCSPNLVTYNIMLKAFLNQGMFEEAKQLFLRLLENSHNINSKSDYKEKVTPDLYTFNTMLEGCAAEEKWDDLEWVYVEMLKSGYHFNSKRHLQIILDASSAGKGELLEMVWMHLVQGDQIPPFLLISQMFRIKLEQRNFTAALSCFACHPSINSQAFSTKWWLKFFADNVHSLEKDTFVKLMHSANSLVARTDAQNLILQNLKLSCMEFLSQQMASNELSLTEVADRTHCTSTTAFVY